A window of Cucurbita pepo subsp. pepo cultivar mu-cu-16 chromosome LG06, ASM280686v2, whole genome shotgun sequence contains these coding sequences:
- the LOC111797650 gene encoding transcription factor bHLH84-like: MDSFGGLSGEGEWDLCSSILSMEELDFTPLIPPPTAEMPDWFCHLDSFTPNLPSCGNAIDQFPCIAAADHYMPMSNAAIDENKMDSIFSACTDVLLQEISVFSGEDRYLNMDVQTQIGNDHNATNSAKAFHHKRKSIVVADDDHHHHNNLNNPTKKIRTSNNKIRKATQNSNKKLSTRRRKCEEDQENGGPDMNSCCSANSSEDDSASQDTNGGGAVLEGEASPPKAKTRATRGSATDPQSLYARKRRERINERLRILQKLVPNGTKVDISTMLEEAVHYVKFLQLQIKLLSSDEMWMYAPIAYNGMDIGLHQKLPSFL, encoded by the exons ATGGATTCTTTTGGAGGTCTCAGCGGGGAAGGGGAATGGGATTTGTGCAGCTCAATTTTATCAATGGAGGAGCTTGATTTCACGCCACTTATTCCTCCGCCCACGGCGGAGATGCCCGATTGGTTCTGTCATTTGGATTCTTTCACGCCCAATTTGCCTTCTTGTGGCAATGCTATCGATCAGTTCCCCTGTATTGCTGCTGCTGATCATTATATGCCCATGTCTAATGCTGCCATTGATGAGAACAAGATGGACTCCATTTTCTCAGCCTGTACTGACGTTTTGCTGCAAGAAATCTCTGTTTTTTCGGGTGAAGATAGATATCTAAACATGGATGTTCAAACCCAgatagggaatgatcataatgCTACCAATTCTGCTAAGGCATTCCATCACAAAAGGAAATCCATTGTCGTCgctgatgatgatcatcatcatcacaaCAATCTCAACAACCCTACTAAGAAAATTCGTACTTCAAACAAT AAAATTAGGAAAGCTACACAGAATAGCAATAAAAAATTGAGCACTCGGCGGCGCAAATGTGAAGAGGATCAGGAAAATGGAGGGCCTGATATGAACAGCTGCTGCAGCGCTAACTCATCAGAGGATGACAGCGCTTCACAAGATACTAATGGTGGTGGTGCTGTCTTAGAGGGCGAGGCATCGCCGCCAAAAGCCAAAACCAGAGCCACCAGAGGCTCTGCTACTGATCCACAAAGCCTTTATGCAAGg aagagaagagagagaatcaATGAGCGGCTTAGAATTCTGCAGAAACTTGTCCCGAATGGAACAAAG GTTGACATTAGCACAATGCTTGAGGAAGCAGTTCATTACGTGAAATTTCTGCAGCTTCAGATAAAG CTTTTGAGCTCTGATGAGATGTGGATGTATGCTCCAATTGCTTACAATGGGATGGATATTGGTCTGCACCAGAAgcttccttcttttttgtga
- the LOC111796715 gene encoding activating signal cointegrator 1 complex subunit 2-like, giving the protein MSNRYNHDGNNKGLRKEQKKYIPKNQIQSTNERPNPKPSLSTSLRQSLPKPSDSAAVSSSATPSMSRIQMGANGDWVSSRATGGSFVNYLPQDEAVATGLRAEEGALDPMESQRVVDLLNRELSRLLKLSAKEFWTEVARDTSLHEFLDSFLKFRSRWYDFPHRGANGIVAGVIVGECELSRRVFMVLYRMSSNRDPGARAADSLSLKDHGVLLQGKKLLDLPKLLDICAIYFHENEDLTRTLVENAIKSQPSIHETLPSVISHFLSIVSMMHQRCNSSLETLFSSGSNGESGYSKLQADFLEVIDFINDAIVTLDSFVAAYRLAAIFFSSAVEISCGNEDLLGTLARLHDLLLPSLQQGFQIVFVPRGDDMMSSVVTSLKMLALRVVSLGWKLLEICYLGDEVFGNDLAVPVSMKMFPANVEDPVIRADIFIQTLREINGISQQAPDKQLGQTFLQRMEKNHSIMNRINSLRNNGWIFVDDEQFDYISTIVYTPTPNIKDSSLSKAPVMSHISEVDEDSAMLESKICQIKDLFPEYGSGFLAACLVAYNQNPEEVIQRILEGTLHADLQSLDTSLETMPVPNSSAAAINRNDKGKGKLFESSTVAYTDQVSQSKDLMVEGPSVSSTFGGRYVRKSKDDMPYSETLDSRNEADSVRTAALVSQYEYEDEYDDSFDDLGISIAETATEDNEDLVGQKLSSDLGNSSNSKNASSAQNASNSKWGSKRKPQYYVKDGKNYSYKVAGSIAVSNSDEASLVTQAQKELIHGLGRGGNLPLGAVKKLTESEQDSQPDVSAADPRENVRKSWGRGSRRDLGSGSAAGVPEGQGKQPNVAEVSERGGRGGNRGRGRGGASGNHHRKDRAMKKHFAGLSGF; this is encoded by the exons ATGTCCAATCGTTACAACCACGATGGAAACAACAAGGGCCTAAGGAAAGAGCAGAAGAAGTACATTCCCAAGAACCAGATTCAATCCACAAATGAACGCCCCAACCCTAAACCTAGCCTTTCCACTTCCCTCAGACAATCGCTACCTAAGCCATCCGATTCTGCTGCTGTAAGCAGTTCTGCTACGCCATCAATGAGTAGGATTCAGATGGGAGCGAATGGAGATTGGGTGTCTAGCAGAGCTACTGGTGGTAGTTTCGTGAATTACTTGCCACAGGACGAGGCCGTTGCCACTGGTCTTCGCGCCGAGGAAGGGGCATTGGATCCGATGGAATCTCAAAGAGTCGTAGATCTTTTGAACAGAGAGTTGTCTCGGCTGCTCAAGTTGAGTGCTAAAGAGTTTTGGACGGAAG TGGCTAGGGACACTTCCTTGCATGAATTTCTCGATAGCTTCCTAAAATTCAGGAGTAGATGGTATGATTTTCCTCATCGTGGAGCAAATGGAATAGTTGCAGGGGTCATCGTTGGAGAATGTGAATTAAGCCGCCGTGTTTTCATGGTATTATATCGCAT GTCTTCCAATAGGGATCCTGGAGCACGAGCTGCTGATAGCCTCAGTTTAAAAGATCATGGAG TCCTTCTGCAGGGAAAGAAGTTGCTTGACCTTCCAAAGTTACTTGATATATGTGCTATATATTTTCACGAGAATGAAGATCTAACTAGAACACTG GTCGAGAATGCAATAAAATCCCAGCCTAGTATTCATGAAACTCTACCATCGGTTATATCTCACTTCCTCAGCATTGTCTCTATGATGCATCAAAGATGCAACTCATCTCTTgag ACTCTCTTCTCCTCCGGTAGCAATGGAGAAAGTGGGTACAGTAAGCTTCAAGCTGACTTCTTGGAG GTGATTGATTTTATCAATGATGCAATTGTCACTCTGGACTCTTTTGTTGCTGCATACAGACTGGCAGCTATATTCTTCTCCTCTGCTGTTGAAATAAG CTGTGGGAATGAGGATTTGCTTGGAACTCTTGCAAGATTGCATGATTTACTACTTCCATCCTTACAGCAGGGATTCCAAATTGTCTTTGTGCCCCGAGGAGATGATATGATGTCTAGTGTGGTAACAAGTTTGAAAATGCTAGCATTAAGAGTTGTAAGTCTGGGTTGGAAACTGCTGGAAATCTGCTATCTAGGTGACGAAGTGTTTGGAAATGACCTTGCTGTTCCAGTCTCTATGAAGATGTTCCCAGCAAATGTAGAAGATCCTGTCATAAGAGCGGATATCTTTATTCAAACTTTGAGAGAGATCAATGGGATCTCGCAACAGGCTCCGGATAAACAACTTGGTCAAACATTTCTTCAGCGTATGGAAAAGAACCACTCCATAATGAACAGAATCAACAGTTTACGAAACAATG GTTGGATATTTGTCGATGATGAGCAATTTGATTATATATCAACAATAGTTTATACCCCCACGCCTAATATTAAGGATTCATCTCTTTCCAAGGCACCTGTGATGAGCCACATATCAGAAGTAGATGAGGATTCTGCAATGTTGGAGTCGAAAATCTGTCAAATAAAGGATCTTTTCCCTGAGTATGGCAGTGGGTTTCTAGCTGCATGTCTGGTAGCTTATAATCAGAACCCTGAAGAGGTGATTCAACGAATCCTTGAGGGGACTCTTCATGCTGATCTTCAGTCCTTGGACACTTCCTTAGAAACAATGCCAGTCCCCAATTCTAGTGCGGCTGCTATTAATAGGAATgacaaaggaaaaggaaaactatTTGAGTCTTCAACAGTTGCCTACACCGACCAAGTCTCTCAGAGTAAAGATTTAATGGTTGAAGGCCCTTCAGTTTCATCTACTTTTGGTGGCAGATATGTTCGAAAGTCTAAAGATGACATGCCGTACTCAGAGACCCTTGACAGTAGAAATGAAGCAGATTCAGTGAGGACTGCGGCTTTGGTTTCCcaatatgaatatgaagatGAGTATGATGACTCCTTTGATGATCTTGGTATTAGCATAGCAGAGACAGCTACAGAAGATAATGAAGACTTGGTGGGTCAAAAGTTGAGTTCAGATTTGGGTAATTCTTCGAACTCAAAAAATGCAAGTTCAGCACAAAATGCTTCCAACTCAAAGTGGGGATCTAAAAGAAAACCTCAATACTACGTCAAGGATGGTAAAAATTATAGTTACAAAGTTGCAGGGTCGATTGCAGTTTCCAATTCTGACGAGGCATCTTTAGTCACTCAAGCTCAGAAAGAACTAATTCATGGACTTGGACGCGGAGGCAACTTGCCCCTCGGGGCAGTAAAAAAACTGACAGAGTCGGAGCAGGATAGTCAGCCTGATGTTTCTGCAGCAGATCCGAGAGAGAACGTACGGAAGTCCTGGGGCAGAGGTAGTAGGAGGGATCTGGGAAGTGGATCAGCTGCAGGCGTGCCTGAAGGACAAGGTAAACAACCAAATGTGGCTGAAGTTTCAGAAAGGGGGGGAAGAGGCGGCAACAGAGGCCGAGGAAGGGGGGGAGCATCTGGTAACCATCACAGGAAGGACAGAGCCATGAAAAAACATTTTGCTGGATTATCTGGTTTCTAA